A portion of the Lolium rigidum isolate FL_2022 chromosome 1, APGP_CSIRO_Lrig_0.1, whole genome shotgun sequence genome contains these proteins:
- the LOC124683659 gene encoding 40S ribosomal protein S24-1, with product MADVKTNTAVTLRTRKFMTNRLLARKQFVLEVIHPGRANVSKAELKERLAKVYDVKDTNCIFVFKFRTHFGGGKSSGFGLIYDNLESAKKFEPKYRLIRNGLATKVEKSRKQIKERKNRTKKIRGVKKTKAGEAAKKK from the exons ATGGCGGACGTCAAGACCAACACGGCGGTCACCCTCCGCACCCGCAAGTTCATGACCAACCGCCTGCTCGCCCGCAAGCAGTTCGTGCTCGAGGTcatccaccccggccgcgccaacGTCTCCAAG GCTGAGCTCAAGGAGAGGCTGGCCAAGGTGTACGACGTCAAGGACACCAACTGCATCTTCGTCTTCAAGTTCCGCACCCACTTCGGAGGCGGCAAGTCCTCCGGGTTCGGCCTCATCTACGACAACCTCGAGTCCGCCAAGAAGTTCGAGCCCAAGTACCGCCTCATCAGG AACGGTCTTGCTACTAAGGTGGAGAAGTCCCGCAAGCAGATCAAGGAAAGGAAGAACAGAACAAAGAAGATCCGTGGTGTCAAGAAG ACCAAGGCTGGAGAGGCTGCCAAGAAGAAATAA
- the LOC124693582 gene encoding tRNA A64-2'-O-ribosylphosphate transferase isoform X1, whose translation MSIYKAARRIKRRESTLYNALRSVADDAAFVAEIAALWPALPLVANLRCGLWYTQPRALAATCYFKSTDGHAGNWGFSTARLNLHLALLAGERGGCIIVDSTRKGKRFPDSMSKTIPIWCCVLNRAIQRHRLRAINQGSGLNSAMSVAVPKGNEEKYSGSSNWDSSVHLPVWVLGTEKNAIEGRIEEWADQFELCGADIHSLSLGLQKPLRPLWISQSTRIWLNEVPEHGLWEFTPIILVSASASGTVPTQRMSSEYSWRYIPGAGDDEESWARGLTPALFWKHSYDLLDGGPDLCNQLVADIVEKDRVYRAQRGEYSPQITVKHLKSSSHNDPYCHGDHTTITQSMNPDPSAIAPTNAQYSSDGHIVFWIGASNLAVSSTRQVADGLPDVDCILNCDSTSRSPCGSSENSYLELPIVGSKDDRFSLLKNLPRAINFAKKKLTADGKMLLCCQTGEDISICVALAIITRLFNDSGCFDCGDSFAKRDITKLEMRKRLVFICKYAVNARPSRGNLRQVYSFLCNEKEQLSC comes from the exons ATGAGCATATACAAGGCGGCGCGGCGCATCAAGCGGCGGGAGAGCACCCTGTACAACGCGCTGCGGAGCGTGGCGGACGACGCGGCGTTCGTGGCCGAGATCGCGGCGCTGTGGCCGGCGCTGCCGCTGGTCGCCAACCTCCGCTGCGGCCTCTGGTACACGCAGCCGCGCGCCCTCGCCGCCACCTGCTACTTCAAGTCCACCGACGGCCACGCCGGCAACTGGGGCTTCTCCACCGCCCGCCTCAATCTCCACCTCGCCCTCCTCGCCG GGGAAAGAGGAGGATGCATAATAGTCGATTCAACAAGGAAAGGGAAGCGATTTCCTGATAGTATGTCAAAAACCATACCGATTTGGTGTTGTGTCCTGAACCGAGCCATTCAGAGGCATCGGCTGCGAGCTATCAACCAAGGTAGCGGATTGAATTCGGCAATG TCAGTTGCTGTACCAAAAGGGAATGAGGAAAAGTACTCCGGTTCATCAAACTGGGATAGCTCAGTTCATCTTCCTGTGTGGGTTCTTGGTACCGAGAAAAATGCTATAGAGGGGCGTATTGAAGAATGGGCAGACCAATTTGAATTGTGCGGTGCAGACATTCATTCTCTTTCATTAGGTTTGCAGAAACCACTACGCCCACTATGGATATCACAAAGTACACGCATTTGGTTAAATGAAGTTCCCGAGCATGGGTTATGGGAATTCACTCCCATCATATTAGTTTCAGCATCTGCATCAGGTACAGTACCTACACAAAGGATGTCTTCAGAGTACAGCTGGCGCTATATTCCAGGCGCAGGAGATGATGAAGAGAGTTGGGCACGTGGCCTAACTCCTGCGTTATTTTGGAAGCATTCTTATGATCTACTTGATGGTGGACCAGATCTGTGTAATCAGTTAGTTGCTGATATTGTTGAAAAGGATAGGGTTTATCGTGCACAGAGAGGTGAATATTCTCCCCAAATTACAGTGAAGCATCTAAAGTCCTCGAGCCATAATGATCCTTATTGTCATGGAGATCATACCACAATCACACAATCTATGAACCCAGACCCTTCAGCAATTGCTCCAACAAATGCACAATATTCCAGTGATGGTCATATTGTCTTCTGGATTGGGGCATCAAACCTTGCAGTATCATCTACCAGGCAAG TTGCAGATGGCTTGCCTGATGTGGACTGCATACTGAACTGTGATAGCACATCAAGATCGCCTTGTGGTTCATCAGAAAATTCTTACCTCGAGCTACCTAttgtg GGTTCCAAGGATGACAGGTTTTCTTTGTTGAAAAATCTCCCAAGAGCAATTAACTTTGCAAAGAAAAAATTGACCGCAGATGGAAAAATGCTACTGTGCTGTCAAACTG GTGAAGATATAAGCATTTGTGTGGCTTTGGCAATAATAACAAGGTTATTCAATGATAGCG GATGCTTTGACTGTGGTGATTCTTTTGCGAAAAGAGACATTACAAAGTTGGAGATGAGGAAGAGACTAGTATTCATTTGCAAGTATGCTGTCAATGCGCGGCCATCAAGAGGGAACTTAAGACAGGTCTATAGTTTCCTTTGCAACGAAAAGGAGCAACTATCTTGCTAG
- the LOC124693582 gene encoding tRNA A64-2'-O-ribosylphosphate transferase isoform X3 yields the protein MSIYKAARRIKRRESTLYNALRSVADDAAFVAEIAALWPALPLVANLRCGLWYTQPRALAATCYFKSTDGHAGNWGFSTARLNLHLALLAGERGGCIIVDSTRKGKRFPDSMSKTIPIWCCVLNRAIQRHRLRAINQVAVPKGNEEKYSGSSNWDSSVHLPVWVLGTEKNAIEGRIEEWADQFELCGADIHSLSLGLQKPLRPLWISQSTRIWLNEVPEHGLWEFTPIILVSASASGTVPTQRMSSEYSWRYIPGAGDDEESWARGLTPALFWKHSYDLLDGGPDLCNQLVADIVEKDRVYRAQRGEYSPQITVKHLKSSSHNDPYCHGDHTTITQSMNPDPSAIAPTNAQYSSDGHIVFWIGASNLAVSSTRQVADGLPDVDCILNCDSTSRSPCGSSENSYLELPIVGSKDDRFSLLKNLPRAINFAKKKLTADGKMLLCCQTGEDISICVALAIITRLFNDSGCFDCGDSFAKRDITKLEMRKRLVFICKYAVNARPSRGNLRQVYSFLCNEKEQLSC from the exons ATGAGCATATACAAGGCGGCGCGGCGCATCAAGCGGCGGGAGAGCACCCTGTACAACGCGCTGCGGAGCGTGGCGGACGACGCGGCGTTCGTGGCCGAGATCGCGGCGCTGTGGCCGGCGCTGCCGCTGGTCGCCAACCTCCGCTGCGGCCTCTGGTACACGCAGCCGCGCGCCCTCGCCGCCACCTGCTACTTCAAGTCCACCGACGGCCACGCCGGCAACTGGGGCTTCTCCACCGCCCGCCTCAATCTCCACCTCGCCCTCCTCGCCG GGGAAAGAGGAGGATGCATAATAGTCGATTCAACAAGGAAAGGGAAGCGATTTCCTGATAGTATGTCAAAAACCATACCGATTTGGTGTTGTGTCCTGAACCGAGCCATTCAGAGGCATCGGCTGCGAGCTATCAACCAAG TTGCTGTACCAAAAGGGAATGAGGAAAAGTACTCCGGTTCATCAAACTGGGATAGCTCAGTTCATCTTCCTGTGTGGGTTCTTGGTACCGAGAAAAATGCTATAGAGGGGCGTATTGAAGAATGGGCAGACCAATTTGAATTGTGCGGTGCAGACATTCATTCTCTTTCATTAGGTTTGCAGAAACCACTACGCCCACTATGGATATCACAAAGTACACGCATTTGGTTAAATGAAGTTCCCGAGCATGGGTTATGGGAATTCACTCCCATCATATTAGTTTCAGCATCTGCATCAGGTACAGTACCTACACAAAGGATGTCTTCAGAGTACAGCTGGCGCTATATTCCAGGCGCAGGAGATGATGAAGAGAGTTGGGCACGTGGCCTAACTCCTGCGTTATTTTGGAAGCATTCTTATGATCTACTTGATGGTGGACCAGATCTGTGTAATCAGTTAGTTGCTGATATTGTTGAAAAGGATAGGGTTTATCGTGCACAGAGAGGTGAATATTCTCCCCAAATTACAGTGAAGCATCTAAAGTCCTCGAGCCATAATGATCCTTATTGTCATGGAGATCATACCACAATCACACAATCTATGAACCCAGACCCTTCAGCAATTGCTCCAACAAATGCACAATATTCCAGTGATGGTCATATTGTCTTCTGGATTGGGGCATCAAACCTTGCAGTATCATCTACCAGGCAAG TTGCAGATGGCTTGCCTGATGTGGACTGCATACTGAACTGTGATAGCACATCAAGATCGCCTTGTGGTTCATCAGAAAATTCTTACCTCGAGCTACCTAttgtg GGTTCCAAGGATGACAGGTTTTCTTTGTTGAAAAATCTCCCAAGAGCAATTAACTTTGCAAAGAAAAAATTGACCGCAGATGGAAAAATGCTACTGTGCTGTCAAACTG GTGAAGATATAAGCATTTGTGTGGCTTTGGCAATAATAACAAGGTTATTCAATGATAGCG GATGCTTTGACTGTGGTGATTCTTTTGCGAAAAGAGACATTACAAAGTTGGAGATGAGGAAGAGACTAGTATTCATTTGCAAGTATGCTGTCAATGCGCGGCCATCAAGAGGGAACTTAAGACAGGTCTATAGTTTCCTTTGCAACGAAAAGGAGCAACTATCTTGCTAG
- the LOC124693582 gene encoding uncharacterized protein LOC124693582 isoform X2: protein MSIYKAARRIKRRESTLYNALRSVADDAAFVAEIAALWPALPLVANLRCGLWYTQPRALAATCYFKSTDGHAGNWGFSTARLNLHLALLAGERGGCIIVDSTRKGKRFPDSMSKTIPIWCCVLNRAIQRHRLRAINQGSGLNSAMSVAVPKGNEEKYSGSSNWDSSVHLPVWVLGTEKNAIEGRIEEWADQFELCGADIHSLSLGLQKPLRPLWISQSTRIWLNEVPEHGLWEFTPIILVSASASGTVPTQRMSSEYSWRYIPGAGDDEESWARGLTPALFWKHSYDLLDGGPDLCNQLVADIVEKDRVYRAQRGEYSPQITVKHLKSSSHNDPYCHGDHTTITQSMNPDPSAIAPTNAQYSSDGHIVFWIGASNLAVSSTRQDGLPDVDCILNCDSTSRSPCGSSENSYLELPIVGSKDDRFSLLKNLPRAINFAKKKLTADGKMLLCCQTGEDISICVALAIITRLFNDSGCFDCGDSFAKRDITKLEMRKRLVFICKYAVNARPSRGNLRQVYSFLCNEKEQLSC, encoded by the exons ATGAGCATATACAAGGCGGCGCGGCGCATCAAGCGGCGGGAGAGCACCCTGTACAACGCGCTGCGGAGCGTGGCGGACGACGCGGCGTTCGTGGCCGAGATCGCGGCGCTGTGGCCGGCGCTGCCGCTGGTCGCCAACCTCCGCTGCGGCCTCTGGTACACGCAGCCGCGCGCCCTCGCCGCCACCTGCTACTTCAAGTCCACCGACGGCCACGCCGGCAACTGGGGCTTCTCCACCGCCCGCCTCAATCTCCACCTCGCCCTCCTCGCCG GGGAAAGAGGAGGATGCATAATAGTCGATTCAACAAGGAAAGGGAAGCGATTTCCTGATAGTATGTCAAAAACCATACCGATTTGGTGTTGTGTCCTGAACCGAGCCATTCAGAGGCATCGGCTGCGAGCTATCAACCAAGGTAGCGGATTGAATTCGGCAATG TCAGTTGCTGTACCAAAAGGGAATGAGGAAAAGTACTCCGGTTCATCAAACTGGGATAGCTCAGTTCATCTTCCTGTGTGGGTTCTTGGTACCGAGAAAAATGCTATAGAGGGGCGTATTGAAGAATGGGCAGACCAATTTGAATTGTGCGGTGCAGACATTCATTCTCTTTCATTAGGTTTGCAGAAACCACTACGCCCACTATGGATATCACAAAGTACACGCATTTGGTTAAATGAAGTTCCCGAGCATGGGTTATGGGAATTCACTCCCATCATATTAGTTTCAGCATCTGCATCAGGTACAGTACCTACACAAAGGATGTCTTCAGAGTACAGCTGGCGCTATATTCCAGGCGCAGGAGATGATGAAGAGAGTTGGGCACGTGGCCTAACTCCTGCGTTATTTTGGAAGCATTCTTATGATCTACTTGATGGTGGACCAGATCTGTGTAATCAGTTAGTTGCTGATATTGTTGAAAAGGATAGGGTTTATCGTGCACAGAGAGGTGAATATTCTCCCCAAATTACAGTGAAGCATCTAAAGTCCTCGAGCCATAATGATCCTTATTGTCATGGAGATCATACCACAATCACACAATCTATGAACCCAGACCCTTCAGCAATTGCTCCAACAAATGCACAATATTCCAGTGATGGTCATATTGTCTTCTGGATTGGGGCATCAAACCTTGCAGTATCATCTACCAGGCAAG ATGGCTTGCCTGATGTGGACTGCATACTGAACTGTGATAGCACATCAAGATCGCCTTGTGGTTCATCAGAAAATTCTTACCTCGAGCTACCTAttgtg GGTTCCAAGGATGACAGGTTTTCTTTGTTGAAAAATCTCCCAAGAGCAATTAACTTTGCAAAGAAAAAATTGACCGCAGATGGAAAAATGCTACTGTGCTGTCAAACTG GTGAAGATATAAGCATTTGTGTGGCTTTGGCAATAATAACAAGGTTATTCAATGATAGCG GATGCTTTGACTGTGGTGATTCTTTTGCGAAAAGAGACATTACAAAGTTGGAGATGAGGAAGAGACTAGTATTCATTTGCAAGTATGCTGTCAATGCGCGGCCATCAAGAGGGAACTTAAGACAGGTCTATAGTTTCCTTTGCAACGAAAAGGAGCAACTATCTTGCTAG
- the LOC124683660 gene encoding probable protein BRICK1, whose translation MARAGGGMGSAVNVGIAVQADWENREFISNISLNVRRLFDFLLRFEATTKSKLAALNEKLDSLERKLEVLEVQVSSATTNPSVFN comes from the exons atggcgcgcgcgggcggcgggATGGGGAGCGCGGTGAACGTGGGCATCGCGGTGCAGGCGGACTGGGAGAACCGCGAGTTCATCTCCAACATCTCCCTCAAcgtccgccgcctcttcgacttcCTCCTCCGATTCG AAGCCACGACAAAGAGCAAGTTGGCGGCTTTGAACGAGAAGCTCGACAGCCTGGAGCGGAAGCTGGAGGTGCTGGAGGTCCAGGTGAGCAGCGCGACCACCAATCCCTCCGTCTTCAACTAG